The DNA sequence GCTTAGGTTCGGCGCCTTTCGTTCCGCCGTCATCAACGAACCGCGAGGATCCGACGTGATGGTCGGCGCGCTGTTGGTCGAGCCTACAGACCCGGAAGCCGCGGCCGGGGTGGTGTTCTTCAACAACGTTGGTGTAATCGGCATGTGCGGTCACGCTGCCATCGGCCTGGTGACCACGCTGGCCCGCCTGGGGCGCATCGGGCCGGGGGAGCACCGGATCGAGACTCCCGTCGGAACGGTCGCCGCGACGCTGCACCTGAACGGAGAAGTGTCCATCCGCAACGTCCCAGCATACCGCCACGCAAAGGCGGTCACCGTCCATGTGGATGGTCACGGCGATGTGACCGGCGACGTGGCATGGGGCGGCAACTGGTTCTTCCTGGTCGAGGCCCATGGCCAGGATATCGACCGCGGAAACACGGAGAACCTGATCGCGTTCTGTTGGGCGGTCCGCATCGCGCTGGAGAGCGGCGGCATCACCGGCCGCGACGGGGCGCCCATCGACCACATCGAACTCTTCGCGCCCGGAAGCGTTCCGAAACTCAATTCCCGCAATTTCGTGCTCTGCCCCGGCAAGGCGTACGACCGTTCACCGTGCGGCACCGGGACCAGCGCCAAACTCGCCTGCATGCTCGCCGACGGCAGGATCCGCGAGGGCGAGATCTGGCGCCAGGAGAGCATCACGGGCAGCGTCTTTGAGGCCAGCGTCGGCATCGAAAACGGAGAGGTGATTCCGACGATTCGCGGCCGGGCCTTCGTGACAGCCGAAGCGAACCTCATCCTGGATCCGGTGGATCCGTTCTGCTGGGGCATCCGTTAAGTCCCGGCTGACCACCTCAATGGCCTCACCCGTATCCACCATCATCATCGGCGGCGGTGTCATCGGCTGCTGCACGGCGTACTACGCGATGCTCAAGGGACATCGCGTAACGCTCGTGGAACGGGCGCCGCGAAGCCAAAATGGCTGCTCGATGGGCAACGGCGGCATGATCGTTCCGAGCCACTTCATCCCTCTTGCTGCGCCGGGAATGGTGTCGTTGGGCATGCGGATGATAATGAATCCGGAGGGCCCGTTCAGTATCCGCCCGTGGGCAAACCCTGGACTCGCGGAATGGTCGTGGCTGTTCTACCGCTCCGCGACGAAACAGCACGTGGAACGGTGCGCTCCCGTGCTGCGTGACCTCAACCTGGCCAGCCGACGGTGCTACGAGGAACTCGCCGATCTCCCGGAAATGGACTTCGGACTCGTGCGCAAGGGCCTGCTGATGCTTTGCAAGACCCAGCACGCCCTGGATGAAGAGGCGAAGGCCGCCGAAATGGCAAACGCTTTGGGCGTTCCCGCAGAGGTCCTCTCGCCACATGCGACCGCTGAGCGGGATCCGGCCATCCGTATGGATGTTGCGGGGTCCGTCCACTTTCCGCTCGACTGCCACTTCGTGCCGGGCCGGTTTATGGCGGCCATCATCGGCGCGCTGGAACGGGGTGGGGTGAATTTGCTGTGGTCCACCGAAGTGGCAGGATGCCGCACCGACGGGCGGCGCGTGGTGGCGCTCAAGACGGATGCTGGAGACCTGACCGCCGACGAATATGTACTGGCCGGTGGCGCGTGGTCGCAGGGGCTCGCGCGAGGCCTGGGCCTGCGGCTCCCGATGCAGGCGGGTAAGGGGTACAGCATGACGCTGCCAAGTCCCCGTCAGCTTCCCGAAATCTGTTCCATCCTCACCGAGGCCCGTGTCGCGGTCACTCCGATGGGTTCGGCGTTGCGCTTCGCAGGCACGATGGAGGTGGGCGGCCTCGACCAGTCGGTGAATTCTGCGCGGGTGCGCGGGATCGTGAACTCCATCCCTCGCTACTTTCCTGAGTTCCACGCGGAAGATTTCGGCGATGCGCCCGTATGGGTCGGCCTTCGTCCGTGTTCGCCGGACGGGATGCCGTACATCGGCCGGACGTCGCGCTACGACAACCTGCTCATCGGTACGGGCCACGCGATGATGGGCATGAGCCTCGGCCCTGTCACCGGCCAACTCCTGGCCCAGCTTTTGTCGGCTGAGAAGCCTCTTCTGCCCCTGGACGCGGTTTCGCCTGACCGATGGTCCTGATACGACTGACAGGCACACCCGCGGGTTGCGTAAACGGGTATGGCCGTCTGCGCAACCCGAAGGCGTGAGCACACTATGGTCCGTTGCTGATGTTGTCGAGCTGGTAGATGCTTCGCAGCACCCGGAGTGCGTCGTCGACCTGCAGCATCAAATCGTCACCCGGGAACCCCGCGGGTGAAACATCGCCCGCAGCCACCGCTCCCGGATCGAGGGGACCGGCGACGCCGCCGGCGGACCGCAGAATCAGAGCCACATCGAGCGCGGTGACGCTGCCGTCCCCATCCACGTCGCCATAAGCCACCGGGATGCCCTCGGTGTCGCGGAATTGCAGATCATCCGCGCTGATCGGCACGATGGAATCGGCCGGATCGTCCAACGGTTCCATAAGATCCTGCCCCGCGGGTACTGGAATCTGGCGATGGGCTGTCACTTCACCGGTCACGGGGTCTTCGATGTCCACATCATATAGAAGGACGGGCTGGGCGAACGCTTGCTGGATCCCTTCCGGGCGGAAGTAGAGCCCGTAACAGATGTCGGTCACCATCGCCAGGCTGGTTCCGAGTTCTGATGTCAGATAGCGCAGAAACTCGTCCTGAATGAGGGTGATGGGGCGCGGATCGACCGTTTGAAGCAGTTTTCCGGTCTGGCGCCTCAGCAGGTGGTGCCCAGTGATCTGACCGAGGTTGTCAATGTGCACCTGGAAGAAGGCGCCTTCGCCTACAGCGGGTATGGCCGCGCCGGTTGCCGTGCGGACGATGCGCGGGTACTCGACGATGGCCTCGTCCGAGGTTGGGCGCAGGGGCGTTCCTCCGATGGTGTCGGACACCTGGTGCATCAGGCGCCGCACAACCGGAGCCCCCAATTCCCCGCTGGGAACACCGTGTTTGGTGAGCCAACCGAGTGCGATCTCAAGAACGGCGGTGTCCGATTGCGGCGGGTCCTGGCCCGGTGCTTCGAGGAGCATCCGCGTGGTGTCGGAGAAGAGTTCGGAACCCGCAGGGTCAAGCGCCAGCAGATAACGCCCGTCGGAGAATGAGAGGCCGCGCGGGGTTGCCTTCGCGGTGCCGCTGCTGATGCCCAGTTCGCGCGCCCGAACGGTGATCGTATCGACGTTCACGAGATTGGGCACGATTTCGTACGTGGGAAGGCCTCCGGCCAGTTGCGGCGGGGTGGCCTTGAAGGTGACTTGTGCGGGGCTTCCCTGTTCGGACGGAAGCGAGGGCAATTCAAGTGGTTCGCGAAGGTCGGTCGGGCCGATGGCGGGGATCGGTATCAAGCGTGCGGCCGTCGTTTGCTTCTCTTCGGGGTTGAACAATTCGACCGTGAACAGATAAGCCGGTTGGAACCACCCCTGCCGCTGTCCCTCGGGCCGGCCGAAGTACCCGAACTGAATCCGGGTGATGATCGCATCGTTCAGGCTGTTCCCCATTTCGCGCTTCAACCGGCCGATTAAGGCATTCTGCACGTCGGTATACGGCAGGATGGGAATGGGTTTGGGCTCGCTCATCGCATTCCGCCACATCATTTGCTGCCCGGTGAGCGCGCCGAAGTTATCGAAATGGAGTTGTATGTGCTCTCCAACCCCGCCCCCCGGGAGGACCGGGTAGCCGTTGATCATCCGGCTGAAGAGCACGATGGTCTCGTCCTGCGTGGGTGGTGACAATTGGCCGGAGCGGAGATCCTGGCCCTGGTTGTTCAGATGCCTGAAGCCCTCAAAGTCCACTTCGGAGAAGGAGACCCGGCCGATCCGTTTTCGGAGGGCCTCATTCGCGAGTGTCAGGACCTGGGTGTCCGGCAATGGCTTGGCTTCTCCCGGCGCCTCGGCCATGAAACGTGCCGTATCAGCGAAGAACTCTGAGCCGAGCAAATCCTGCGCCAGGATCAATGAGCCTGCTCGCAACACCAGACCGCGAGGGGTTTTCCCGAGGACCGCAGACCGTATTCCGAATTCGCCGCCACGCATCTGAAGGCTCTGGCGGGAAACGTGAACCGGCGCGAGTTGAACCGCCGGGAGTTCGGTGGGCGCTGCGGGCGGTTCAGCCTGAAAGATAATGGAGGCGTGAGCGCTGCCTATCAGCGCGCCCCCCAGAATGGCTGTGATGAGCCCTTTCATTGGGTTGCCTCCTTAATGGATCCATGCCCACGCGCGCCACGAGTGCGGCGGGGCCTGTTCCATGCTTGAGCCGAACGACTCGGTCTCGCGCCGGTTGACGGCGATAGCCGCGGTGGTGCCGTACGCCATGACTACCGCCGTGTTGCCGCCAGGCCGGGCGCTGAACCACGCCTGCTTGACAGAGAAACCGATGTTGCCCCAGAACGCGTAGTTCTGGCCCACGCTGGGACTATCAGACTCGTTGCCGTCAAAGCCGGTGATCATATGGAGACCCTGGGCGACCGCGTCCCAATGCGCAAGGTCGGTGAGATCCAGGCCGTGGCAGGTGGAAAGGTTCAGGATGCGTGTGTGGCCGAAGCCATTTCCCAGCTTCCACCATTGAACACCACCATCACTGGTATAGGACCTGCACGTGCTGATGCCGCCGACAGTGTGCGTAGCGCCGGTGGTCATCCTGAAACGCGTCGCGTCCGAACCGCCGTGTGTTGAGAAGAAGGTGATGTTCGCCGTATCTCCGTAGAGACAGTCCTTCCCTCCGGGTACGGAGCAGTCAACCTCGTCGTCCGGCCAGAAATCGGAATTCCCGTACAGGAACCTCTTGGTATGGCCGAACACCTGCATCATCCCGATGAAGCCGCTCGCATCCGGCTTGGTGTTGCTGATCGTCGCATTTCCGCAAGCGTCGGTCTGGCAGTACTCGGCGCCCACGGTGGCGGCGAGACCCGACACGGGCAGCGTCAGGAGGAAGCCCAGAACAGGCAGTAAAAACAGATTGGTGTACCTCATGTCGCCTCCTCTCAATTAACCCAGGACCAGGCGCGCCAGGTCTTAGGCCCCAGGCGGGCCATGCTCCAGTTGAAGGTCTCGTTGTCCCGCCGGTTGATCGCGTCCGACTGGCTCACCCCGTATGCCATCACGACTTTGGTGTCCGCGCTCACGGAGGCGAACCAGGCAGACTTGATGCTGAAACCGATGTTCCCCAAGAACGCGTAGTTGGTGCCGGCGGAAGCGCTGTCGTACATATTACCGCTTCCGCCGGTTATGACATGCAGGCCCTGCGCCACCGCGTCCCAGTGCGGCAGGTCAGACAGTTCAAGTCCGTGGCATGTATAGAGATTGAGGATCCGCACGCTCCCATCGCCCATGCTCCACCACTGGGTGCTGCCGTTGCTGGTCCATGCGCGGCAGGTACTGATGCCATCCACTATTCGGGTGGCTCCGGTGGTGATGCGAAATCGGGTTGCGTCGGAACCACCGTGCGACGATAGATAGAGGTGATTCACGGTGTCGCCATAGAGGCAGTCTTTGCCGCCGGGTACGCTGCACATGACCAGATCGTCCGGCCAGTAGGAGGAATTTCCATACAGGAATCTGCGCGTGTGGCCGAAAACCTGCATCATCGAGACGAAGCCGCCGACGTTGTCGCCGGCGGCGGGAAGGTAGGCGTTTCCGCAAGCGTCCTGGTTTGCGTACTCCCCCCCCACCGTACCGGCCCGGGAGCCGGCAGGCAGAAGGAGGGATACGGCCAATGGAACGGGGAGGAACGCCTTTAGAAGCCTGAAGTTCATAACGCGTCTCCTTTCACCGAGGTGCGGGCAGGGACCGACCCTGCGTCTCTCCGCACAAGGCCCCGGCGCCGGCCCGGTTCAGCCTTCTTCCGGCCAGGAGGAAGTGAACCCCGAGCGCCTCTGCCTTGTGCGGAATCGGACTCGCAGCCGCTCATTCTAAGCCGCCGCGATGCAAGGAATCTGTGGACGATAGGTTGCACCTGTGAGGTACACTCAACGGGTTTGGGAATCGGCGCTTCGAATGGCGCGGTTCACCCGAGCCACTGTAAAGCGCTCTGTTGAGTGAAGTTCTTGCAACGCCTGGTTGGTTCAATGCACAATGCGGATATCCGGGCCCTTGCGATTGATGTGCACTGAGCTGTTATCCCACATGAAGGCCTTGGCCGCACGCTTCGGCCGCCAGCGCTAACAGATAGCACACACAGGTACAATACGACCACACTCTTTGTGATGTGGCGCCCCGATCGTAGGTGACGGGAACGCAGACAAGAGGGGATTCCCGCTCCGGTGCGTTTCAATAGTTCGTCCGGCAGGCTACACTTTCCATGGTTGCGACGTAACCATGGCTCACCCGAATATCACAAGCTCTATGGCGCCGGCGCTCGAGGGCTTCGGCTCGATCACAGGCCGGGGGGATTGAGGATAAATGAGATCCAGGCTTCCAGCATGGGCGCGCCGGTCCCTGGCGACAGCGGCCGCATGGTCTTTCATCGCTATGCGTATGGCGGCCGCCGCTCCGTCAGCGACCGGCGCTTTGGGTGCGTCGCTGTCCGCGGTGCTGCCAGCCTCGCCATCGTCCGTCGATGTTCTCACGCCAAGGAACACCGATAACGTCAAAGCGCTCGAAAAGCGCTTGAAACGGGTGGTGGAAGCGGTATCCCCCGGGGTTGTGGCCGTGGAATCCGGCGGCAGCGGCGTGGTGGTGAGCGGTGACGGCTTCGTGCTCTGCGTGGCGCACGTAGGCCAGAGCGCGGGGCGCAAAGTGGTGTTCACATTTCCCGACGGGCGCAAGGCGAACGGCGTCACCCTGGGCAACTGCAAGGACGAGGACGCTGCGTTGATGAAGATTACGGACCCGGGCCCCTGGCCGTACGTTGATATGGGCCGGTCCGCCGCGGTGGCCGAAGGCCAGTGGTGTCTTGCGTTGAGTTATCCTGTGACCTTTGAGCACGGGAGGGCCCCGGTCGTGCGCGCGGGACGTGTTCTGCGAAATGATCCCTATTCCATCGTGAGCGACTGCGCGATCATGGGTGGCGATTCGGGAGGGCCGCTATTTGACCTGGAGGGCAAGGTCATCGGCATCAGCGCAACCTGCAACAACTCGCTGCTCGAAAATCGCCACATTCCGGTTGACCGCTATCGGGACGACTGGGACCGTCTGGCGAAAGGCGAGGACTACAACGGCCGGCCCGACCAGTCCGCGCTTCTCGGTCTGCGTCCCGACGCAAACGCCAAAGACGCCCGTATCGGAGATATCGTTTCCGGGAGTCCCGCCGATGTCGCCGGCCTTCAACGCGGCGACGTCATCATCCAGTTCGATGGCCAACCGGTGCATGCGTACGGGGATCTGAGGCCGCTGGCGGCAAAGCATCACCCTGGCTGCACGTGTGATATTGAGGTGGTTGTGCGGCGCGGCGCAACGGAGCTCAAGTTTCACACCGGCTTCGCCAAAACCGAGCTTGGGAAGGCGCCGAAGGCCGCCAACCGGGACAATGAGAGGAATGGCGCCTCCGTCTCGGCGGCCGCGCGCCCGCTCGTGGCCCGGAACGCAGCGGCAACCGTCCGTATTATGTCCGGCGGCAAGGCCATTGCGATGGGGACAGTGGTGGACCCGGACGGATATATCGTAAGCAAAGCCAGCCTGCTCCAGGGCAGCCTCGTCTGCCGCTGGAAGGATGGTCGCGAACTGGAGGCCAAAATCGTCGGTGGAGATCTAGCCGACGACCTTGCGTTGCTCCGAGTGGACGCGAGGCGGCTGCCTTCGATTCAATGGCGAAGAGGTCCGGTACCGCCGCCCGGGAGCATCGTTATCGCACCTGGCGCCTCCGATGATTCCACGACGATTGGTGTTGTCAGCGCTGACCAGAGGAAGATCAACGGTACCATGGTTCCCGTCGCACGGCAAGGCTGGCTGGGAGTCAGCCTGCGCTCCGACGAAACCGGTGTGATCGCGGAGAGCGTGGTGCATAATAGCCCGGCGGACAGGGCGGGGCTACGGTCCGGAGACCGGATCCGCGCCATCAACGGCCAGGAGATGACCTCGCCGGCTCAGGTGACCGAAGCCATCCGCAGCGCCGCGCCGGGTTCCGCCGTGAAGATTTCGGTCCGCCGCGACATTTTACCAGTGGTATTGTCCGTCACCCTCGGGCGTCAGTCTTATACCGGAAGCCATACTCCGGAGGACGGTTGGGGCGGCGGGCCATTCAGCGAACGACGCTGGGGCTTTCCTTTCGTCTTGCCCCACGATA is a window from the Armatimonadota bacterium genome containing:
- a CDS encoding FAD-dependent oxidoreductase, with protein sequence MASPVSTIIIGGGVIGCCTAYYAMLKGHRVTLVERAPRSQNGCSMGNGGMIVPSHFIPLAAPGMVSLGMRMIMNPEGPFSIRPWANPGLAEWSWLFYRSATKQHVERCAPVLRDLNLASRRCYEELADLPEMDFGLVRKGLLMLCKTQHALDEEAKAAEMANALGVPAEVLSPHATAERDPAIRMDVAGSVHFPLDCHFVPGRFMAAIIGALERGGVNLLWSTEVAGCRTDGRRVVALKTDAGDLTADEYVLAGGAWSQGLARGLGLRLPMQAGKGYSMTLPSPRQLPEICSILTEARVAVTPMGSALRFAGTMEVGGLDQSVNSARVRGIVNSIPRYFPEFHAEDFGDAPVWVGLRPCSPDGMPYIGRTSRYDNLLIGTGHAMMGMSLGPVTGQLLAQLLSAEKPLLPLDAVSPDRWS
- a CDS encoding DUF6345 domain-containing protein — protein: MNFRLLKAFLPVPLAVSLLLPAGSRAGTVGGEYANQDACGNAYLPAAGDNVGGFVSMMQVFGHTRRFLYGNSSYWPDDLVMCSVPGGKDCLYGDTVNHLYLSSHGGSDATRFRITTGATRIVDGISTCRAWTSNGSTQWWSMGDGSVRILNLYTCHGLELSDLPHWDAVAQGLHVITGGSGNMYDSASAGTNYAFLGNIGFSIKSAWFASVSADTKVVMAYGVSQSDAINRRDNETFNWSMARLGPKTWRAWSWVN
- a CDS encoding proline racemase family protein — encoded protein: MTSGSPHIVRVIDSHTGGEPTRVVLEGGPALSGATVADRCDDFRLRFGAFRSAVINEPRGSDVMVGALLVEPTDPEAAAGVVFFNNVGVIGMCGHAAIGLVTTLARLGRIGPGEHRIETPVGTVAATLHLNGEVSIRNVPAYRHAKAVTVHVDGHGDVTGDVAWGGNWFFLVEAHGQDIDRGNTENLIAFCWAVRIALESGGITGRDGAPIDHIELFAPGSVPKLNSRNFVLCPGKAYDRSPCGTGTSAKLACMLADGRIREGEIWRQESITGSVFEASVGIENGEVIPTIRGRAFVTAEANLILDPVDPFCWGIR
- a CDS encoding trypsin-like peptidase domain-containing protein, which produces MRSRLPAWARRSLATAAAWSFIAMRMAAAAPSATGALGASLSAVLPASPSSVDVLTPRNTDNVKALEKRLKRVVEAVSPGVVAVESGGSGVVVSGDGFVLCVAHVGQSAGRKVVFTFPDGRKANGVTLGNCKDEDAALMKITDPGPWPYVDMGRSAAVAEGQWCLALSYPVTFEHGRAPVVRAGRVLRNDPYSIVSDCAIMGGDSGGPLFDLEGKVIGISATCNNSLLENRHIPVDRYRDDWDRLAKGEDYNGRPDQSALLGLRPDANAKDARIGDIVSGSPADVAGLQRGDVIIQFDGQPVHAYGDLRPLAAKHHPGCTCDIEVVVRRGATELKFHTGFAKTELGKAPKAANRDNERNGASVSAAARPLVARNAAATVRIMSGGKAIAMGTVVDPDGYIVSKASLLQGSLVCRWKDGRELEAKIVGGDLADDLALLRVDARRLPSIQWRRGPVPPPGSIVIAPGASDDSTTIGVVSADQRKINGTMVPVARQGWLGVSLRSDETGVIAESVVHNSPADRAGLRSGDRIRAINGQEMTSPAQVTEAIRSAAPGSAVKISVRRDILPVVLSVTLGRQSYTGSHTPEDGWGGGPFSERRWGFPFVLPHDIAVAPDQCGGPLLDTDGKAVGINIARALRVSTFALSADTVKKVVGDLIAAARTNVASERG
- a CDS encoding DUF6345 domain-containing protein, with the translated sequence MRYTNLFLLPVLGFLLTLPVSGLAATVGAEYCQTDACGNATISNTKPDASGFIGMMQVFGHTKRFLYGNSDFWPDDEVDCSVPGGKDCLYGDTANITFFSTHGGSDATRFRMTTGATHTVGGISTCRSYTSDGGVQWWKLGNGFGHTRILNLSTCHGLDLTDLAHWDAVAQGLHMITGFDGNESDSPSVGQNYAFWGNIGFSVKQAWFSARPGGNTAVVMAYGTTAAIAVNRRETESFGSSMEQAPPHSWRAWAWIH